A genomic stretch from Pieris brassicae chromosome 9, ilPieBrab1.1, whole genome shotgun sequence includes:
- the LOC123714196 gene encoding mitochondrial genome maintenance exonuclease 1-like — translation MLRRISRIGYNTSIQKEFIRQKIVSPASLLNPAGKLKLYNKENKELFGPLLETNKQKKSRLKKEAKNNTHQNRAKVQSDSMQKFCHSAASSLFSTLSTLIAPVYNSSVFPIINKNKMYQNTRNVFNATGVVYNIAVRSIKTSSVANATKSFPAEPGFASEDKILQIRQHQNDYTKQFPSVTLILNKTMTEESRKALEKWKKERIEEMGVEEFNRYHEAQMAVGTKFHSTLKNYFTQPQTQLRIEKDVEGVWVSVAEVLKHISSPKAIESNVVHPVLKYRGVFDAIADYEDKPTLIEWKKSDKPRKSIALTYDNPVQLAAYFGAVCNDLNYKHMNVRDALLVIAYTDGSKADFYHLHTDKLREHWAQWLIRLEEYMKKFNNESEKQLKGGKLFETEIGNL, via the exons ATGCTGAGGCGAATTTCTAGAATTGGTTACAATACTTCTATTCAAAAGGAATTTATAAGACAAAAAATTGTTAGCCCTGCTTCACTTTTAAATCCTGCTGGTAAATTGAAACTATATAACAAggaaaataaagaattatttggTCCATTGTTGGAAACGAATAAGCAGAAGAAAAGTAGATTGAAAAAAGAAG CTAAAAATAACACACATCAAAACAGAGCAAAAGTTCAGAGTGACAGTATGCAAAAGTTTTGCCACTCAGCAGCAAGCAGTCTTTTTAGCACTTTAAGTACATTAATTGCACCAGTCTACAATTCTTCTGTGTttccaattataaataaaaacaagatgTACCAGAATAcaagaaatgtatttaatgcTACGGGTGTAGTTTATAACATTGCTGTGAGAAGTATTAAAACTTCATCTGTTGCAAATGCAACAAAGAGTTTTCCTGCTGAACCAGGATTTGCTAGTGAGGATAAAATTCTTCAAATTAGGCAACATCAAAATGATTATACTAAACAATTTCCATCTGTTACTTTAATTCTTAACAAAACAATGACAGAGGAGTCAAGAAAAGCATTAGAAAAATGGAAGAAGGAAAGGATTGAAGAAATGGGTGTAGAGGAGTTTAATAGGTATCATGAAG CACAAATGGCAGTTGGTACAAAGTTCCACAGTACACTAAAGAACTATTTTACTCAGCCGCAAACACAATTACGAATTGAAAAAGATGTGGAAGGGGTGTGGGTCTCTGTAGCAGAGGTATTGAAACATATATCTTCACCTAAGGCAATAGAGTCCAATGTTGTACATCCTGTACTGAAATATAGAGGGGTGTTTGATGCCATTGCTGATTATGA AGATAAACCAACACTAATTGAATGGAAGAAATCAGACAAACCTCGAAAATCCATAGCCCTAACATATGACAATCCTGTCCAACTAGCGGCTTACTTTGGAGCTGTGTGCAATGACCTTAACTACAAACATATGAATGTACGAGATGCTTTGTTGGTCATAGCCTACACCGATGGTTCTAAAGCAgatttttatcatttacaCACAGATAAATTAAGAGAACACTGGGCACAATGGTTGATAAGATTAGAAGAATATATGAAGAAATTCAATAATGAATCTGAGAAGCAATTGAAGGGCGGGAAACTGTTTGAGACAGAGATTGGGAATCTCTAA